A part of Crassostrea angulata isolate pt1a10 chromosome 5, ASM2561291v2, whole genome shotgun sequence genomic DNA contains:
- the LOC128183582 gene encoding uncharacterized protein LOC128183582, with protein MSIIAKRHYSLAARRSSNHDILQNRRRSSACEVHLAMEEVRQLDRRHVFHEKEKVINESSESRVSMETGGDIQTGTMMPYEQLMHAIAIKSFPNVAIAVQDILTNQEPVLNKRKLALYLETINTQNVPIIREVMSAIRPCALFPKHYKYTLMMKAVATRDSDIVDAVCKQMLPRCKLSKEDTVRLLREVLGMDDIRPMTSICGSLKNQRAVERDHAYCLLLQAVKSGSPTRVIYILRVIRPKKALTLQQSSTLMISSIESGNLETVHIILKLRKKYPTKMIEKCLYRALTSSADIFLHLIHEIKPRISNLALDELLNKTYIINGNREATCHILRHYPTPSDVASKFLKVFMRDNDTVLVPVILTHVANLTNEEVQCICRLSLDTCSNLFIFFTGTHSCPGEAVTELFADHFQQANIENGNRAMFQTETLPDTIVHLIRSLQYSESKIMKSLLLHFAKSDNVPALRLFCNSFMRTDKDKHIFHVIDTLLSISSDTEGIECLLSSIRSPSPKLLTKLDAIVNKSKVDPNLIEMVQHYRQKLKHVETEL; from the exons ATGAGCATAATAGCAAAGCGGCATTATTCCCTGGCCGCAAGGCGGTCATCCAATCATGATATACTACAAAACAGGCGTCGCTCATCCGCGTGTGAGGTACATCTAGCAATGGAGGAAGTGCGACAGCTTG atcGTCGCCATGTTTTCCACGAAAAAGAGAAGGTCATCAACGAGTCGAGCGAGTCTCGGGTTTCCATGGAGACTGGCGGTGATATACAGACCGGAACTATGATGCCGTATGAACAACTGATGCATGCTATCGCCATTAAAAGCTTCCCAAACGTAGCCATTGCTGTACAGGATATACTCACGAACCAGGAACCAGTTCTCAACAAACGCAAGCTCGCACTATATCTGGAAACCATCAACACCCAAAATGTCCCCATCATTCGTGAAGTCATGTCTGCTATAAGACCTTGTGCTTTATTTCCAAAACATTACAAGTATACACTCATGATGAAAGCTGTTGCAACCAGGGATTCGGATATCGTCGACGCTGTCTGCAAACAGATGCTTCCAAGATGCAAGTTATCAAAAGAGGACACGGTTCGACTTCTGAGAGAAGTGTTAGGCATGGATGATATACGTCCCATGACATCTATATGTGGGTCTTTGAAAAACCAAAGAGCCGTGGAAAGAGACCATGCCTACTGTCTTCTTCTTCAAGCTGTAAAATCTGGAAGTCCTACACGGGTGATTTATATCCTTCGTGTGATAAGACCAAAGAAGGCCTTAACCTTGCAACAGAGTTCCACCCTCATGATATCCTCAATAGAGTCGGGTAATTTGGAAACAGTTCATATTATACTTAAGTTACGCAAGAAATATCCCACCAAAATGATTGAAAAGTGTCTTTACCGAGCTTTGACATCCAGTGCAGATATTTTCTTGCATCTGATACACGAAATAAAACCACGAATTTCCAATCTTGCGTTAGacgaacttttaaacaaaacgTACATCATTAACGGAAACCGAGAAGCGACCTGTCACATTCTAAGACACTACCCAACCCCGTCAGATGTTGCAAGTAAATTTCTCAAAGTCTTCATGCGAGACAATGACACAGTTTTGGTCCCTGTCATATTGACCCACGTCGCCAATCTGACCAATGAGGAGGTCCAGTGTATCTGTCGATTGTCCTTGGACACCTGCTCAAACTTGTTCATATTCTTCACCGGGACTCACAGCTGTCCCGGAGAAGCAGTTACAGAACTCTTTGCCGACCACTTTCAACAAGCAAATATCGAGAATGGAAATAGAGCTATGTTCCAAACAGAAACCTTGCCCGACACCATCGTTCACTTAATTCGATCATTACAGTATTCAGAATCAAAAATCATGAAGAGCCTTCTCCTGCATTTTGCAAAATCAGACAATGTACCTGCCCTGCGATTATTCTGTAATTCTTTCATGAGGACTGATAAGGATAAACACATTTTCCATGTAATTGACACTCTCCTGTCTATATCTTCAGACACTGAAGGTATTGAGTGTTTGTTGAGTTCCATTCGATCTCCCTCACCCAAATTGCTCACCAAACTTGACGCCATTGTTAACAAAAGTAAAGTTGACCCAAACCTAATTGAGATGGTCCAACATTAcagacaaaaattaaaacatgttgaaacagaactttaa